One Desulfonatronovibrio hydrogenovorans DSM 9292 DNA segment encodes these proteins:
- a CDS encoding homocysteine biosynthesis protein: protein MSKKYAVNKTINQINERIRAKKAVVLNAREMSNLVRSRGKVKAASEVDVVTTGTFSPMCSSAALFNIGQQPPMIKTHKLWLNGVPCYSGLAAVDALIGATEPAEDDPLNKVYPGKFKYGGGHVIEDLVRGRSVRLKATAYQTDCYPRTSLEKDITLAELRNAWLFNPRNAYQNYNCAINLTNKIKYTYMGPLRANMGNINFATAGELSPLFNDPYFMTIGLGTKIFLGGGVGYVLGSGTQHNPSPPRNERGIPKMPAGTLMVKGDLKQMNPRFLRGISYAGYGCSISVGLGIPIPVLNEDIAWYTGVSDADIDMPVIDYGHDYGAGKSNILKYLKFSELKSGEVELFDKKIPTVPLTSYSMSLEIADMLKEWIEQGEFLLTEHQEKIESN from the coding sequence ATGTCAAAAAAGTATGCAGTCAACAAAACCATTAATCAGATTAATGAGAGGATCAGGGCCAAGAAGGCAGTTGTGCTCAATGCCCGGGAAATGTCGAATTTAGTACGTTCCAGGGGTAAGGTCAAGGCTGCCTCAGAAGTGGATGTAGTTACAACCGGTACTTTTTCCCCCATGTGCTCTTCAGCAGCCTTGTTCAATATCGGCCAGCAGCCTCCTATGATCAAAACGCATAAATTATGGCTCAATGGTGTGCCCTGTTATTCAGGACTGGCTGCAGTTGATGCTTTGATTGGAGCCACCGAGCCTGCCGAAGACGATCCTTTGAATAAGGTCTATCCAGGTAAGTTTAAATATGGAGGAGGCCATGTCATTGAGGATCTGGTCAGGGGCAGGTCTGTCCGGTTGAAGGCCACAGCTTACCAGACCGACTGCTATCCCCGGACTTCCCTGGAAAAAGACATTACCCTGGCCGAGCTCAGAAATGCCTGGCTGTTTAACCCTAGAAACGCCTATCAGAATTATAATTGTGCTATTAATCTTACTAATAAGATAAAATACACGTACATGGGACCACTCAGAGCCAATATGGGGAATATTAACTTCGCCACTGCAGGTGAGCTAAGTCCCCTTTTCAATGATCCTTATTTCATGACCATCGGGCTTGGGACCAAAATTTTTCTGGGAGGTGGGGTAGGCTATGTCCTGGGCTCGGGAACTCAGCACAATCCATCTCCACCCAGAAATGAGAGGGGAATACCCAAGATGCCCGCAGGCACGCTCATGGTCAAGGGCGATCTCAAACAGATGAACCCAAGGTTTTTGCGGGGCATCAGTTATGCCGGATACGGATGTTCAATATCTGTTGGACTCGGCATTCCCATACCTGTTTTGAATGAGGATATTGCCTGGTATACCGGGGTGTCCGATGCGGACATTGATATGCCTGTTATTGATTATGGCCATGACTATGGGGCAGGCAAGTCCAACATTTTAAAATATCTTAAATTTTCTGAACTTAAATCAGGTGAAGTGGAACTCTTTGACAAGAAAATACCTACTGTCCCTCTGACCAGCTATTCCATGTCCCTGGAGATTGCAGACATGCTTAAAGAATGGATAGAGCAAGGCGAGTTTCTGCTTACAGAGCATCAGGAAAAAATTGAGTCAAACTGA
- a CDS encoding DnaA/Hda family protein, with the protein MEKAVNKKIKYLVNGSKAKFEKKSAICNKCINNLEYTFKNFIPGKKNQIPLKICKEISRLTEVKYNPVIIYGESSSGKTHLAWSIVNSSFNKRIYFTDVFEVNHHINENKTAPFFENIKDNDVAIVEDVHELKKEDKTSKLIQRMIDYFYENKKQLILTYNGKKINNNKFSEELKNRINSGLILKIIKPDLKVRTIYAKQFCAENKIKLSSDNIFTIARNCDNIRSIKGVLLKLTTFANREGNTPEALLDKMLLENRTTPVIDFNTIINEVCSSLNVSPEDIQDFKKGKKICQARQISMYFCRSVLNWSYPKIGSRFGGRDHSTAIYSIKKIKKLKDVDPNMNILLSEMFQRIKKSH; encoded by the coding sequence GTGGAAAAGGCTGTAAATAAAAAAATAAAATATCTGGTCAACGGATCCAAAGCCAAGTTTGAAAAAAAATCAGCCATATGCAATAAATGCATAAATAACCTGGAATATACATTTAAAAATTTCATACCCGGAAAAAAAAATCAGATACCATTAAAAATATGTAAAGAAATATCCCGCCTGACAGAAGTAAAATACAATCCAGTAATCATTTACGGTGAAAGCTCATCAGGAAAAACCCACCTTGCCTGGTCAATTGTTAATTCAAGCTTTAATAAAAGAATATACTTTACTGATGTATTCGAAGTAAATCACCATATTAATGAAAACAAGACTGCTCCTTTTTTTGAAAATATTAAGGATAATGACGTAGCTATTGTTGAAGATGTACATGAGTTAAAAAAAGAAGATAAAACATCAAAATTAATTCAAAGGATGATTGACTATTTTTATGAAAATAAAAAACAGCTCATCCTTACCTACAACGGTAAAAAAATTAATAACAATAAGTTTAGCGAAGAACTTAAAAACAGAATTAATTCAGGACTTATTTTAAAAATAATCAAACCGGATTTAAAAGTCCGAACTATTTATGCTAAGCAGTTCTGCGCTGAAAATAAGATAAAGCTGTCAAGCGATAATATTTTTACAATAGCCAGGAATTGTGATAACATCAGATCAATTAAAGGTGTACTTCTTAAACTAACAACATTTGCCAATAGAGAAGGAAATACTCCAGAAGCTTTGCTGGACAAAATGCTCCTGGAAAACAGGACTACACCAGTCATAGATTTCAATACAATCATCAACGAGGTCTGCTCCTCACTCAATGTTTCTCCAGAAGATATCCAGGATTTTAAAAAGGGCAAAAAAATATGCCAGGCCAGGCAGATATCAATGTACTTCTGCAGATCAGTTCTAAACTGGTCATATCCTAAGATCGGGAGCAGATTCGGAGGAAGAGATCACAGCACAGCCATATACAGTATTAAAAAAATTAAAAAATTAAAGGATGTTGATCCCAATATGAACATATTGCTCTCAGAAATGTTCCAAAGGATCAAAAAAAGCCATTAA
- the dnaN gene encoding DNA polymerase III subunit beta, producing MYLRVFKEDIFEGVMKASSIVSQKTGASYLRTVWLKAEEETLSIMSTDSNMEFTGVYKASVLENGIVGVGGKKFNELIKKLKPGEIIFKADMEQNVLIIQQEKRRYKVPTTDSSWFPEMESFPGENNVLWSGEIIKEIIEKSFFCISDDDTMGGMTCLKMVPVSGDQVENCGFNGHNMSLYTFRNDSVYEILPAQGLLIPKKYLVELRKWLILGEVELSVSPERFFIRTEDMKECISLPLSFDDYPDYHEIIDKYKDSLSSVLKINRVELMESLERILIFSTELNKSALFRLSPEEVEMVSTAVEAGEANEVLNCSFQGDLEEIVFNVKSLLEILGHFNSKEVELHFSGQVGPCKVIGLDDPDYFVVTMPVEIEEDTYYTEEEE from the coding sequence ATGTATTTAAGAGTATTTAAAGAAGATATATTTGAAGGTGTCATGAAAGCCTCAAGCATTGTATCCCAGAAAACCGGGGCCTCCTATCTGAGAACAGTCTGGCTAAAGGCTGAAGAGGAAACGCTCTCAATCATGAGCACTGACAGCAATATGGAATTTACTGGTGTCTATAAAGCCAGTGTCCTGGAGAACGGAATTGTCGGAGTGGGGGGGAAAAAATTCAATGAACTCATTAAAAAGCTCAAGCCCGGAGAAATAATCTTCAAGGCTGATATGGAGCAGAATGTTTTGATTATTCAGCAGGAAAAGAGAAGGTACAAGGTACCAACCACAGACAGTTCCTGGTTTCCGGAAATGGAGTCCTTTCCAGGTGAGAACAATGTTCTATGGTCCGGAGAAATCATCAAAGAGATTATTGAAAAAAGTTTTTTCTGCATCAGTGACGATGATACCATGGGCGGAATGACCTGCCTGAAGATGGTCCCGGTCAGTGGGGATCAGGTGGAGAACTGCGGTTTCAATGGACACAATATGAGTCTTTACACCTTCAGAAATGACAGTGTGTACGAAATTCTTCCGGCCCAGGGTCTGCTTATTCCCAAAAAGTACCTGGTGGAACTGCGAAAGTGGCTCATCCTTGGGGAGGTTGAACTGAGTGTTTCCCCGGAAAGATTCTTTATCCGGACTGAAGACATGAAAGAATGTATAAGCCTGCCTCTGAGCTTTGATGACTATCCAGATTACCATGAAATAATCGACAAGTACAAGGACAGCCTGAGTTCGGTTCTGAAGATCAACCGAGTGGAGCTGATGGAATCGCTGGAACGGATCCTGATTTTCAGCACTGAGCTCAATAAGTCGGCACTGTTCAGGCTGAGTCCGGAAGAAGTGGAGATGGTCAGCACAGCCGTGGAAGCAGGAGAGGCCAACGAGGTTTTGAACTGCAGCTTTCAGGGAGATTTGGAAGAAATAGTGTTCAACGTGAAAAGCCTTCTGGAAATTCTGGGACACTTCAACTCAAAAGAAGTTGAACTGCATTTTTCAGGTCAGGTAGGTCCCTGCAAAGTCATCGGCCTGGATGATCCAGACTATTTTGTAGTGACTATGCCTGTGGAGATTGAAGAAGATACTTACTATACTGAAGAAGAGGAATAA
- the gyrB gene encoding DNA topoisomerase (ATP-hydrolyzing) subunit B, translating into MENLKQNQDYTAQNIQVLEGLSAVRKRPAMYIGSTDVRGLHHLVYEVIDNSIDEAMAGYCKHIRITVHLDNSVTVTDDGRGIPVDIHQKEKRPALEVVMTVLHAGGKFDNDSYKVSGGLHGVGVSVVNALAEYLEVTVRRDGNKYFQKFERGIPVCSLQDQGPSTGRGTTIKFKPDEEIFSEVNFDYEVLAKRFEELAYLNSGVQIEFFDERSQKKDVFKYDGGLISFIKNVNRDNGLHKIIYGEGEVSNVSIQFVLQYKTGYKENVYSFANNIRTVEGGTHLFGFRSALTRAINNYIQNAPDLPKKLKQKLTGDDVREGLTTILSVKVPNPQFEGQTKTKLGNSEISGYVSGVVYERLMVFLGENPKDAKMIVEKVVDAARAREAARKAKDLVRRKGALSDYSLPGKLADCQSKNPKESEVFIVEGDSAGGSAKQGRNPKYQAILPLRGKILNVEKTRFDKILENNEIKALITAMGAGVGHDGIDLEKLRYHKIVIMTDADVDGAHIRTLLLTFFFRQYKELIDNGYLYIAQPPLYRVHKGNFEKYISDEQEMNDFLLSRISDEITIKTQDKTEFSGQEMIDLIRKMLSIQDYSMDASNMGINRELFLSILKFRNKLHPVTFVYEDYSGFVDFVQQAGFNMEMEKEETEAEKRYYLTFTDRNEHSVKIGIEFFNSRIYKKSFDYYQELKLQEPDLKYQVHNKDEVTTVQGVFELLEKVFEVAHKGINIQRYKGLGEMNPEQLWSTTMDPDKRTLLQVRIEDAEEADDLFSRLMGDKVEPRREFIERNALEVAELDI; encoded by the coding sequence ATGGAAAATTTAAAACAAAATCAGGATTATACAGCTCAAAACATTCAGGTCCTGGAAGGACTCTCTGCAGTCAGGAAACGTCCTGCCATGTATATCGGGAGTACCGATGTCAGAGGCCTGCATCATCTGGTTTACGAGGTTATTGACAACAGCATAGATGAGGCCATGGCCGGGTACTGCAAACACATCCGGATTACAGTGCACCTGGACAACAGTGTTACTGTTACCGATGATGGCCGCGGGATTCCAGTAGACATCCATCAGAAAGAAAAAAGGCCGGCTCTGGAAGTGGTCATGACAGTCCTTCATGCCGGCGGGAAATTTGATAACGACAGCTACAAGGTATCAGGCGGTTTGCACGGAGTCGGAGTATCTGTGGTCAATGCCCTGGCCGAGTATCTGGAAGTCACGGTCAGGCGGGATGGCAACAAGTATTTTCAGAAATTTGAAAGAGGCATACCTGTCTGTTCCCTTCAGGATCAGGGACCATCTACTGGACGCGGAACAACTATCAAGTTCAAGCCGGATGAGGAAATATTCAGCGAAGTAAACTTTGATTATGAAGTCCTGGCCAAAAGATTTGAAGAGCTTGCTTATCTGAACAGCGGGGTCCAGATAGAGTTTTTTGACGAGAGAAGTCAGAAAAAAGATGTTTTCAAGTACGATGGTGGACTGATTTCATTCATCAAAAACGTGAACAGGGACAACGGACTGCATAAGATTATTTATGGCGAGGGAGAAGTCAGCAACGTCAGCATCCAGTTCGTTCTGCAATACAAGACCGGATACAAGGAAAATGTGTATTCATTCGCCAACAACATAAGGACTGTTGAGGGCGGGACTCATCTGTTCGGATTCAGATCAGCTCTGACCAGGGCCATAAACAACTATATCCAGAATGCTCCGGATCTGCCCAAAAAGCTCAAGCAAAAGCTGACCGGAGATGATGTCCGGGAAGGCCTTACAACCATCCTTAGTGTTAAAGTTCCTAATCCTCAATTTGAGGGACAGACCAAGACCAAGCTTGGGAACAGCGAGATCAGCGGATACGTGTCAGGTGTTGTATATGAAAGACTGATGGTCTTTCTGGGAGAGAACCCAAAAGACGCCAAAATGATTGTGGAAAAGGTGGTTGACGCTGCCAGGGCCAGGGAGGCAGCCAGAAAAGCCAAAGATCTGGTCCGCAGAAAGGGTGCTTTATCGGATTACTCACTGCCTGGAAAACTGGCTGACTGCCAGAGCAAAAATCCTAAGGAATCAGAAGTGTTCATTGTTGAGGGTGATTCAGCCGGAGGGTCGGCAAAACAGGGCAGGAATCCCAAGTACCAGGCCATTTTACCCCTGCGGGGCAAGATCCTGAATGTGGAAAAAACCAGGTTCGACAAGATCCTTGAGAATAACGAAATCAAGGCCCTGATCACAGCCATGGGGGCAGGGGTGGGCCATGACGGTATTGACCTTGAAAAACTAAGGTATCACAAGATAGTTATAATGACCGACGCTGACGTGGATGGAGCACATATCCGGACCCTTTTGCTGACATTTTTCTTCAGACAGTACAAAGAGCTCATTGACAATGGCTATCTTTATATTGCTCAGCCCCCTCTGTACCGGGTCCATAAGGGCAATTTTGAAAAATACATAAGCGATGAACAGGAAATGAATGATTTCCTGCTGTCCAGGATATCCGATGAAATAACCATCAAAACCCAGGATAAGACCGAGTTCTCTGGTCAGGAAATGATTGATCTGATCAGAAAAATGCTCTCAATCCAGGATTACTCCATGGACGCTTCAAACATGGGGATCAACAGGGAACTTTTCCTTTCGATTTTGAAATTCAGGAATAAGCTTCATCCAGTGACTTTCGTGTATGAAGACTATTCAGGGTTTGTGGACTTTGTCCAACAGGCCGGATTTAACATGGAAATGGAAAAAGAGGAAACCGAGGCGGAAAAGCGATATTATCTGACCTTTACAGACCGAAACGAACATTCAGTAAAAATCGGCATAGAGTTTTTCAATTCCAGGATTTATAAGAAGTCTTTTGATTATTATCAGGAGCTTAAATTACAGGAACCTGATCTCAAGTACCAGGTCCATAACAAGGACGAAGTCACAACTGTCCAGGGTGTGTTTGAGCTTCTGGAAAAGGTGTTCGAGGTAGCCCACAAGGGTATCAATATCCAGAGATATAAAGGTCTGGGGGAGATGAACCCGGAACAGCTCTGGTCCACCACCATGGATCCTGACAAAAGAACTCTGCTCCAGGTGCGCATCGAGGATGCAGAAGAAGCGGACGACCTCTTTTCCAGGCTGATGGGGGATAAGGTGGAACCAAGAAGAGAATTTATTGAGAGAAATGCCCTTGAGGTGGCTGAACTGGATATTTAG
- the gyrA gene encoding DNA gyrase subunit A, with protein MNNNISIEQEIKKSYLEYSLSVIIGRAIPDVRDGLKPVHRRILYAMHELGNSYNRPYKKSARVVGDVIGKYHPHGDSAVYDALVRMAQDFNMRDPLVDGQGNFGSIDGDAPAAMRYTEARMSRLAGEFLGDIEKKTVNFRPNYDNTLYEPEVLPTKVPNILINGSSGIAVGMATNIPPHNLGEVVDGLLHLLDKPQSSVQDLMSLIKAPDLPTGAYIYNMKGIREAYETGRGSFKIRSRVDVESKNKNQDSIIISEIPFALNKSNLVEKIAGLVNEKKIEGISDLRDESDRTGIRIVIDLKKGSIPDVIINKLYKLTALETSFGINMMAVVNNRPQLLNLKDVLEHFLEHRKEVIIRRSRYDLEKAEHRAHILEGLQIALDNIDEVVRLIRSSTTPAQAKEKLISAFKLSSVQAQAILDMRLQRLTNLEREKLLEEYRELLKKIEYLKSILENIQVLKTVIRDELTELKKVYASPRKSIILEKNPDDIDIMDMIPDQDVVLTMSRKGYIKRTLLEFYHQQKRGGKGIAGANVSEKDFISTLITTSNHQDIYLFSNKGKAYKLKAYEIPEGSRTARGVHINNLLPLSGDEYIATALSERTMNKDDFFLFVTKRGIVKKSAVELYKNLRSLGLIAVNLREGDELIGVRVITQDARIVLSTRDGFAIHFACNEIRSMGRVASGVKGISLRKSDQVVSVVITNGEDRTDLFTISEKGFGKKTSLDMYRIQSRGGKGLINMKVTSKTGPVVGSMLLSDNDELIIFTSANKIIRVSAADIRQVGRSTQGVKMVNLEDGQKVICFDMIIQENQLGSPSRSEAEEHGYD; from the coding sequence GTGAATAATAATATTTCCATTGAACAAGAAATAAAGAAATCATACCTGGAGTATTCCCTGAGCGTGATCATCGGTCGGGCCATACCGGATGTCCGTGACGGACTCAAGCCGGTTCACCGCCGGATACTCTACGCCATGCACGAGCTGGGAAATTCCTATAACCGTCCATACAAAAAATCGGCCAGAGTGGTGGGTGACGTTATTGGTAAATACCACCCTCATGGTGATTCAGCCGTTTATGACGCCCTGGTCCGCATGGCCCAGGACTTTAATATGCGCGATCCCCTTGTGGATGGACAGGGAAACTTCGGCTCAATAGACGGTGACGCACCAGCTGCCATGAGATACACTGAAGCCAGGATGTCCAGGCTGGCAGGTGAATTTCTTGGTGACATTGAAAAAAAGACCGTCAACTTCAGGCCCAACTACGACAACACTCTGTATGAGCCTGAAGTCCTTCCCACCAAGGTTCCAAATATTCTCATCAACGGCAGTTCAGGGATAGCAGTGGGCATGGCCACCAATATTCCGCCTCACAACCTGGGGGAGGTGGTGGACGGTCTTCTGCACCTTTTGGATAAGCCCCAGTCCAGTGTCCAGGATCTGATGTCTCTGATTAAAGCCCCAGATCTTCCCACCGGGGCCTATATCTACAATATGAAGGGAATCAGGGAGGCCTATGAAACCGGGAGAGGGAGTTTCAAGATCAGGTCCAGGGTTGATGTTGAATCCAAAAACAAGAACCAGGATTCCATAATAATATCCGAGATACCCTTTGCCCTGAACAAGTCCAACCTGGTGGAGAAAATAGCCGGGCTGGTCAATGAAAAGAAGATCGAGGGCATTTCAGACCTCAGGGATGAATCCGACCGGACCGGCATAAGGATAGTTATTGACCTGAAAAAGGGATCAATCCCTGATGTAATCATCAATAAGCTTTATAAGCTGACCGCTCTGGAAACAAGCTTCGGCATCAATATGATGGCTGTGGTCAACAACAGACCCCAGCTCCTTAATCTCAAGGATGTTCTTGAACACTTTCTGGAGCACCGCAAAGAGGTCATCATCCGGAGGTCGAGGTATGATCTGGAAAAGGCCGAGCACAGAGCGCATATTCTTGAAGGCCTGCAGATAGCCCTGGACAATATCGATGAAGTGGTCAGACTGATCCGCTCTTCCACTACCCCTGCCCAGGCCAAGGAAAAGCTTATTTCCGCCTTTAAACTCAGCTCTGTCCAGGCCCAGGCCATTCTGGACATGAGACTGCAGAGGCTGACTAACCTGGAACGGGAAAAGCTTTTAGAAGAATACCGGGAGCTGCTCAAAAAGATAGAGTATCTTAAAAGCATTCTGGAAAATATTCAGGTTCTTAAAACCGTTATCAGGGACGAGCTGACTGAACTGAAAAAAGTCTATGCCAGTCCGAGAAAATCCATCATTCTGGAGAAAAATCCCGACGACATCGATATCATGGACATGATTCCTGATCAGGACGTGGTCCTGACCATGTCCAGAAAGGGCTACATCAAGAGAACCCTTTTGGAATTTTATCACCAGCAGAAAAGAGGCGGCAAGGGAATTGCCGGAGCCAACGTCTCAGAGAAGGATTTTATTTCAACTCTGATCACCACCAGCAACCACCAGGATATCTATCTTTTTTCCAACAAAGGCAAGGCCTATAAGCTCAAGGCATACGAAATACCCGAAGGCAGCAGGACCGCCAGGGGAGTGCACATCAATAATCTTCTGCCCCTGTCCGGGGATGAATACATTGCCACCGCCCTTTCTGAACGGACCATGAACAAAGATGATTTTTTCCTGTTTGTCACCAAGAGGGGAATAGTCAAAAAGTCTGCTGTGGAGCTGTATAAAAATCTTAGATCCTTAGGGCTTATTGCTGTCAATCTCAGGGAGGGAGACGAACTCATCGGAGTCAGGGTCATAACCCAGGACGCCAGAATAGTCTTGTCCACCAGGGATGGATTTGCCATTCATTTTGCCTGTAATGAAATAAGATCCATGGGCAGAGTAGCTTCTGGGGTTAAAGGCATTTCTCTGAGAAAATCCGACCAGGTGGTTTCAGTGGTTATTACCAACGGCGAGGACAGAACCGATCTGTTTACCATTTCCGAAAAGGGTTTCGGCAAAAAGACCAGTCTGGACATGTACAGAATTCAGTCCAGAGGGGGCAAAGGCCTGATCAATATGAAGGTCACCTCCAAGACTGGTCCGGTAGTGGGTTCCATGCTTTTGTCGGACAATGATGAACTGATCATATTTACTTCGGCCAATAAGATCATCCGGGTCAGCGCGGCTGACATTAGGCAGGTGGGACGATCCACCCAGGGGGTGAAAATGGTCAACCTTGAAGATGGTCAGAAGGTGATCTGCTTTGATATGATCATCCAGGAAAACCAGCTGGGATCTCCGTCAAGGTCAGAGGCTGAAGAGCACGGATATGATTGA
- a CDS encoding tetratricopeptide repeat protein gives MITGQIIKAKMSIPFVLAVLIVPALISCFNGQGRSDYFNQAEHAFASGRLNEAVHGYELFLEKEQNSEKRILAWERLLQIQLDIGGDLERGLSILRSMSVEYQDNQDKLWSVLIRMGELYSRQKRFEASVEVLERSLEIAGSEKKNLISHERLAAVYSAQRDFRKARDILYQARETFLDCQDGGCGLIEYYLGRSYFHLGDLKQATHYLQNAFYSDSEQNLRVKAGMLLYDSLLILEDHQNASAVLDKLELVHPNPMVIRMRAPDIP, from the coding sequence ATGATCACAGGCCAGATTATCAAAGCTAAAATGTCCATCCCCTTTGTCCTGGCAGTTCTGATTGTGCCGGCTCTGATTTCCTGTTTCAACGGGCAGGGCCGCAGCGATTACTTTAATCAGGCTGAACATGCCTTTGCCTCGGGCAGGCTGAATGAGGCTGTGCATGGTTACGAACTGTTCCTGGAAAAAGAGCAGAATTCTGAGAAAAGAATCTTGGCCTGGGAAAGGCTTCTTCAGATTCAGCTTGACATTGGAGGAGACCTGGAACGAGGACTCAGTATTCTGAGGTCCATGAGCGTTGAATACCAGGACAATCAGGATAAGTTATGGTCTGTGTTGATCAGGATGGGGGAACTCTATTCCCGTCAGAAAAGATTTGAAGCCAGCGTTGAAGTCCTGGAAAGATCTCTGGAAATAGCAGGAAGCGAAAAAAAGAACCTTATCTCTCACGAACGTCTAGCTGCGGTATACTCTGCCCAGCGGGACTTTAGAAAGGCCAGGGATATTCTTTACCAGGCCAGGGAGACTTTCCTGGATTGCCAGGATGGTGGTTGCGGACTAATAGAATACTATCTTGGCAGATCCTACTTTCACCTTGGTGATCTGAAACAGGCAACCCATTATCTCCAGAATGCCTTTTATTCCGATTCAGAACAGAATCTGCGGGTCAAAGCCGGAATGCTCCTGTATGATTCCCTGCTCATCCTTGAAGATCACCAAAACGCATCAGCAGTGCTTGATAAACTTGAGCTGGTTCATCCCAACCCCATGGTCATCAGAATGAGGGCCCCAGACATTCCCTGA
- the malQ gene encoding 4-alpha-glucanotransferase — translation MGRCSGILLHISSLPSRFGIGDFGPEAYNFIDFLNRTGQKIWQILPLNPTTPGTGNSPYSSYSAFAGNPLFIDPLSLVETGVIPAGDLGQIPAFPRERANYDLAWKYKKEVLDKAFFRNMEHIESDPGFILFCQNNQFWLDDFAVFSALKTRFNGAPWYAWPENARFKNQDQIRFINNNFEELVLKKKYWQYLFFSQWARLKTYANNASIIIFGDLPIYVSLDSCDIWAHPDLFMLDQANLPTQVAGAPPDYFSKTGQLWGNPLYDWEACAEQDYHWWRKRIEQNLVMFDLLRFDHFRGFAAYWSIDAKEKTAINGQWKTGPGAEFLSRIMDYFSPAQFVAEDLGHITSDVLELRDSFNLPGMKILQFAFGPDMPANPYIPHNHVHNCVVYPGTHDNNTVKGWFMNELDDPALARLQEYLGKDITLENISREMIRAAMASPARFCVIPIQDVLDLGPESRMNRPSTADGNWEWRMLPDLMNQDIEEYLQRFTYIYGRANNSQGESG, via the coding sequence ATGGGCCGGTGCAGCGGTATCCTCCTGCATATATCCTCCCTGCCTTCCAGGTTCGGCATCGGTGATTTTGGGCCCGAGGCATACAATTTTATCGACTTTCTGAACAGGACCGGACAAAAAATCTGGCAAATCCTGCCCTTGAATCCTACAACACCAGGCACGGGTAATTCTCCTTATTCCAGCTACAGTGCCTTTGCCGGAAATCCCCTGTTCATCGATCCCTTATCTCTGGTGGAAACAGGAGTCATTCCTGCCGGCGATCTTGGTCAGATACCCGCCTTTCCCAGAGAAAGGGCAAACTATGACCTGGCCTGGAAGTACAAAAAAGAAGTTCTGGACAAAGCATTTTTCCGAAATATGGAGCACATTGAAAGCGACCCGGGATTCATTCTTTTCTGTCAAAACAACCAGTTCTGGCTGGATGATTTTGCTGTTTTCAGTGCTCTGAAAACACGGTTCAATGGTGCTCCCTGGTATGCGTGGCCGGAAAATGCCAGATTCAAGAACCAGGATCAGATCAGATTCATCAATAATAATTTTGAAGAACTGGTGCTCAAGAAAAAATACTGGCAGTATCTTTTCTTTTCCCAATGGGCCAGATTAAAGACCTATGCCAACAATGCCAGCATCATTATCTTCGGAGATCTACCCATATACGTCAGCCTGGACAGCTGTGACATCTGGGCCCATCCTGACCTGTTTATGCTGGATCAAGCCAACCTGCCCACCCAAGTGGCTGGAGCCCCACCTGATTATTTCAGTAAGACAGGGCAGTTATGGGGAAACCCCCTTTATGACTGGGAGGCCTGCGCTGAGCAGGACTACCATTGGTGGCGGAAAAGAATTGAGCAGAACCTGGTCATGTTCGACCTGCTCCGGTTTGATCATTTCCGGGGATTTGCCGCCTATTGGAGCATTGATGCCAAGGAAAAAACCGCAATCAACGGCCAATGGAAAACCGGTCCAGGAGCAGAATTTCTGTCCAGGATCATGGACTATTTTTCACCGGCCCAGTTTGTTGCCGAGGATCTTGGACACATCACCTCTGATGTCCTTGAGCTCAGGGACTCTTTCAATCTGCCGGGCATGAAGATCCTCCAGTTTGCCTTTGGCCCGGACATGCCTGCCAATCCATATATTCCCCATAATCATGTCCATAATTGTGTGGTCTATCCAGGGACCCATGACAACAATACCGTCAAAGGCTGGTTCATGAACGAACTGGATGACCCTGCCCTGGCCCGCCTTCAGGAGTATCTGGGCAAAGACATCACTCTGGAAAACATATCCAGGGAGATGATCCGGGCAGCCATGGCTTCACCAGCCAGATTCTGCGTCATACCCATACAGGATGTCCTGGATCTTGGACCGGAATCCCGGATGAACAGGCCCTCAACAGCCGACGGAAACTGGGAATGGCGGATGTTGCCTGATCTGATGAATCAGGATATAGAAGAATATCTGCAAAGATTTACCTACATCTACGGAAGAGCAAACAACAGCCAAGGAGAGTCCGGGTGA